A single Polynucleobacter acidiphobus DNA region contains:
- a CDS encoding 3-ketoacyl-ACP reductase, translated as MAQRIAYVTGGMGGIGTAICQRLSKGGFKVIAGCGPNSPRKDRWIGEQKALGYEFIASEGNVSDWESTKAAFEKVRAEVGRVDVLVNNAGITRDSVFRKMTPEDWKAVIDTNLNSLFNVTKQVIDGMIDNGWGRIINISSVNGQKGQFGQTNYSTAKAGLHGFTMALAQEVASKGVTVNTVSPGYIATDMVKAIREDVLEKIIGTIPVKRLGTPDEIASICAWIASDDGAFSTGADFSLNGGIHTG; from the coding sequence ATGGCACAACGGATTGCATATGTAACAGGCGGTATGGGCGGAATCGGTACGGCGATCTGTCAACGTTTATCTAAAGGTGGTTTTAAGGTGATCGCTGGCTGCGGCCCAAACTCGCCTCGTAAGGATCGCTGGATTGGTGAGCAAAAAGCCTTGGGCTATGAGTTCATTGCCTCTGAGGGCAATGTATCCGATTGGGAAAGCACAAAAGCAGCCTTTGAAAAGGTGAGAGCTGAGGTAGGTCGCGTTGATGTCTTAGTAAACAACGCCGGTATTACCCGGGATAGCGTGTTTCGGAAGATGACCCCTGAGGATTGGAAGGCTGTGATCGATACCAACCTCAACTCACTTTTTAATGTCACCAAGCAAGTGATTGATGGCATGATCGATAACGGCTGGGGCCGGATCATTAATATCTCCTCGGTCAACGGTCAGAAGGGCCAGTTTGGTCAAACCAACTATTCCACTGCCAAGGCAGGCTTGCATGGCTTTACCATGGCGCTTGCCCAAGAGGTGGCCAGCAAAGGGGTGACCGTGAACACCGTCTCCCCAGGCTATATCGCTACCGATATGGTCAAAGCAATCCGTGAAGATGTGCTTGAGAAGATCATCGGCACCATTCCGGTTAAGCGTCTTGGAACCCCTGATGAGATTGCCTCGATTTGTGCATGGATTGCCTCCGACGATGGTGCTTTCTCGACCGGCGCCGACTTCTCGCTCAATGGAGGTATTCATACAGGCTAA
- the serB gene encoding phosphoserine phosphatase SerB, translated as MASSSSNPFPSLQILGSKAADPQLILGLERAMQTLGIGFQHTAGRFLLMREIEAFERNGLRQYCAERACDLAILPAGFDSKALKVLAMDMDSTLINIECIDEIADFTGKKAAVAEITSATMRGEIPNFAESLRRRVALLEGAPITALHSVYQERLQLNPGAELLISGAHERDMHTLLVSGGFTFFTDRMQERLALCETHSNQLEIRGDQLTGKVLGEIVDGAAKNRFVEAACARFDLDKYAAIVIGDGANDLLMMADCGLSVAYRAKAVVKEKADVALDNVGLDAVLELL; from the coding sequence ATGGCGTCTTCATCGTCTAACCCCTTCCCTAGTTTGCAGATCTTAGGATCAAAAGCGGCCGATCCCCAATTGATCTTGGGCTTAGAGCGTGCCATGCAAACCCTGGGGATCGGTTTTCAGCATACTGCTGGGCGATTCTTATTAATGCGCGAGATTGAGGCATTCGAACGCAATGGTCTACGTCAGTATTGCGCAGAGCGTGCTTGCGACCTCGCTATTCTGCCAGCGGGTTTTGATTCCAAGGCATTGAAGGTCTTGGCCATGGACATGGACTCGACCTTAATCAATATTGAGTGCATTGATGAAATCGCTGACTTTACTGGTAAGAAAGCAGCGGTCGCAGAAATTACCTCCGCCACGATGCGTGGAGAGATCCCAAACTTTGCAGAGAGCTTACGTCGCCGTGTTGCCCTGTTAGAGGGTGCGCCCATTACCGCATTGCATTCGGTCTATCAGGAACGCTTGCAACTCAATCCCGGGGCAGAGCTCTTAATCAGTGGTGCACATGAACGTGATATGCACACCCTGCTGGTTTCGGGTGGCTTCACATTCTTTACGGATCGCATGCAAGAACGTCTTGCTTTGTGCGAGACCCACTCCAATCAATTGGAGATCAGAGGTGATCAACTCACTGGTAAGGTCTTAGGTGAGATTGTGGATGGGGCGGCCAAGAATCGGTTTGTGGAAGCCGCATGCGCACGCTTTGATCTTGATAAGTACGCAGCGATTGTGATTGGTGATGGTGCGAATGATCTACTCATGATGGCCGACTGCGGTTTGAGCGTCGCCTATCGCGCCAAGGCGGTTGTTAAAGAAAAAGCCGACGTCGCTTTAGACAACGTCGGCTTAGATGCAGTCCTCGAACTGCTGTAA
- a CDS encoding acetyl-CoA C-acyltransferase family protein, whose translation MSREVVVLSAARSAIGSYGGSLSGMEPSELAGVVMKEAVARSGADPAKINYVTVGNTMPTDSRYAYVSRVAAIQAGLPMDSVAMAVNRLCSSGLQAIVTTAQGIMLNDYDYGVGGGVEVMSRAMYGATAMRNGARMGDTKMIDLMVAVLTDPFGVGHMGITAENLAEKWKITREDQDAFAVESHRRAAVAIKEGRFKSQIVSITLKTRKGDVVFDTDEHCKPDTTMETLGKMKPAFKKEGGTVTAGNASGVNDGAAFMVLAAADVAAKAGQKPIARLVSYAVAGVPNHIMGEGPIPATKIALQRAGLTLDQMDVIESNEAFAAQAIAVTKGLGLDPAKTNVNGGAVALGHPVGCTGAAIATKAIYELHRTNGKYCLVTMCIGGGQGIAAVFERL comes from the coding sequence ATGAGTCGTGAAGTCGTAGTTTTAAGTGCAGCACGTTCTGCAATTGGTAGTTATGGCGGCAGTCTCAGTGGCATGGAGCCATCGGAACTGGCTGGCGTAGTGATGAAAGAAGCAGTTGCCCGTTCTGGCGCAGATCCTGCCAAGATCAATTATGTGACGGTCGGCAACACCATGCCAACCGACTCACGCTACGCCTATGTATCACGCGTGGCTGCAATTCAAGCGGGACTCCCGATGGATTCCGTAGCTATGGCAGTTAATCGTTTGTGCAGTTCAGGATTGCAAGCGATTGTGACCACTGCACAGGGCATCATGCTTAACGACTATGACTATGGTGTGGGCGGTGGTGTTGAAGTAATGTCACGCGCGATGTACGGCGCGACAGCTATGCGCAATGGTGCGCGCATGGGCGATACCAAGATGATTGACCTGATGGTTGCTGTGCTCACGGATCCCTTTGGTGTCGGTCATATGGGCATCACCGCTGAGAACTTGGCTGAAAAATGGAAGATCACACGCGAAGATCAGGATGCGTTTGCCGTTGAATCCCATCGCCGTGCTGCAGTAGCAATTAAAGAAGGGCGCTTTAAATCCCAAATCGTATCGATTACATTAAAAACCCGAAAGGGTGACGTGGTGTTTGATACCGATGAGCATTGCAAACCGGATACCACCATGGAGACCTTAGGAAAAATGAAGCCCGCCTTCAAAAAAGAGGGTGGCACAGTCACCGCAGGAAATGCATCGGGTGTGAACGACGGTGCTGCCTTCATGGTCCTGGCAGCGGCTGATGTGGCTGCCAAAGCTGGACAAAAGCCGATTGCGCGTTTGGTCTCTTATGCAGTCGCTGGTGTGCCCAATCACATCATGGGCGAAGGTCCCATTCCTGCAACCAAGATTGCTTTGCAACGCGCAGGACTGACCCTAGACCAAATGGATGTCATTGAGTCCAATGAAGCCTTTGCTGCTCAGGCGATTGCTGTGACCAAGGGATTAGGTTTGGACCCAGCAAAGACCAATGTCAACGGTGGCGCGGTAGCACTCGGTCACCCAGTAGGTTGCACTGGCGCTGCGATTGCTACTAAAGCGATTTATGAACTGCATCGTACCAATGGTAAATACTGCTTAGTGACCATGTGTATTGGTGGCGGTCAAGGAATTGCCGCGGTATTTGAGCGACTCTAA
- the alr gene encoding alanine racemase: MERPILATINTAALGHNLRRVRELAGNSRIWSVVKARAYGHSLRAALAGLSQTDGFAVLDLDDARWLRAQGWTKRILLLEGLFQESDIPSVIELDCDVVVHSANQVTWLERQVHPITIFLKLNSGMNRLGFRPEAYRLAYHRLHAAGHRMNHMTHFANADYIDREPSVGAQMECFTKTIDGLVGETSLANSAAVLWHRNALGDWVRPGIMLHGISPSGQFADIAHANLQAVMTLSSSIIAIQDLEPGDAVGYGSRYRATGRMRIGVIACGYADGYPRHAKDGTPVWVYGDDPSQSRICPIAGQVSMDMLTIDLTHAPWATVGSKVELWGKNLPVDDVAVHAQTIGYELVCAIAPRVPLEVI; encoded by the coding sequence CTGGAGCGCCCGATTCTGGCTACGATTAACACTGCTGCATTAGGCCACAATTTACGACGGGTCAGAGAACTCGCCGGTAATTCTCGCATATGGTCTGTGGTTAAAGCCCGTGCCTATGGCCATAGCCTAAGGGCGGCGTTGGCAGGACTCTCGCAGACCGATGGCTTTGCCGTCTTGGATCTCGATGATGCACGCTGGTTGCGGGCTCAAGGTTGGACTAAGCGCATCTTGCTGCTTGAAGGCCTTTTCCAAGAAAGTGATATTCCGTCAGTGATTGAGTTGGACTGCGATGTGGTGGTCCATAGCGCTAATCAAGTGACTTGGCTTGAGAGGCAGGTCCATCCCATCACCATCTTCCTCAAACTCAACTCTGGGATGAATCGCCTTGGATTTCGTCCAGAGGCGTATCGATTGGCCTACCATCGGCTTCATGCCGCAGGGCACCGCATGAACCACATGACGCACTTTGCAAATGCCGACTACATCGATCGCGAGCCGTCAGTCGGCGCTCAAATGGAGTGCTTTACTAAGACGATTGATGGATTGGTGGGTGAGACCTCGCTGGCTAATTCGGCAGCGGTCTTATGGCATCGCAATGCCTTAGGTGATTGGGTTCGCCCCGGAATTATGTTGCATGGTATTTCTCCATCGGGTCAGTTTGCGGATATTGCCCATGCTAATTTGCAAGCGGTGATGACCCTGTCAAGCTCCATCATTGCGATTCAAGATCTAGAGCCAGGCGACGCCGTGGGTTATGGATCCCGATATCGGGCGACTGGACGGATGCGAATTGGTGTGATTGCTTGTGGCTATGCGGATGGCTATCCCCGTCATGCAAAAGACGGCACCCCGGTCTGGGTTTATGGGGATGATCCCAGCCAATCCCGAATTTGCCCGATTGCAGGACAGGTCTCCATGGATATGTTGACGATTGATCTCACGCATGCGCCGTGGGCAACCGTCGGTAGCAAAGTAGAGCTGTGGGGTAAAAACTTACCCGTTGACGATGTGGCAGTACATGCCCAAACAATTGGCTACGAACTGGTGTGCGCGATTGCACCCCGAGTACCACTCGAAGTTATTTAG
- the rimO gene encoding 30S ribosomal protein S12 methylthiotransferase RimO — MVAKVGFVSLGCPKALVDSELILTQLSAEGYETAKDYAGADLVIVNTCGFIDSAVEESLSAIGEALTENGKVIVTGCLGAKKNADGSDLITSIHPKVLAVTGPHATAEVLQAVHTHLPKPHDPFLDLVPPAGIKLTPKHYAYLKISEGCNHRCSFCIIPSMRGDLVSRPIGDVLQEAQKLFESGVKEILVVSQDTSAYGVDIQYRTGFWEGKPIKTRLYDLALALHELAISHQAWVRMHYVYPYPHVDQILPIMAQFKDTGFGLLPYLDIPFQHAHPDVLKRMKRPASGEKNLDRIQSWRAICPDLVIRSTFIAGFPGETEEEFSALLQFMEEAQIDRAGCFAYSPVEGATANQLDNPVPEPIREERRSRFMALAEEQSSRRLRRLVDQRIRVLVDHVTPEGGIGRSAADAPEIDGIVKILPPSKPSKRYRVGEFVKATVLDTQGHDLIVQV, encoded by the coding sequence GTGGTTGCAAAAGTAGGATTTGTTTCATTGGGGTGCCCAAAAGCATTGGTGGATTCTGAGCTGATCTTGACGCAGTTAAGTGCCGAAGGCTACGAGACCGCAAAAGACTATGCGGGAGCCGATCTGGTGATCGTCAACACCTGCGGCTTTATTGACTCTGCAGTGGAGGAGAGCCTCTCTGCAATTGGTGAAGCCCTCACCGAAAACGGCAAGGTCATTGTGACCGGTTGCCTAGGTGCCAAGAAAAATGCCGATGGTAGCGATCTCATTACCAGCATTCATCCCAAAGTATTAGCGGTAACCGGACCACACGCAACCGCGGAAGTTTTGCAAGCAGTGCACACCCATTTGCCCAAACCGCATGACCCGTTTTTAGATCTCGTGCCACCAGCAGGTATCAAACTAACACCGAAACATTACGCCTATCTCAAAATCTCGGAGGGTTGTAATCATCGTTGTAGCTTTTGCATCATCCCCAGCATGCGAGGTGATCTGGTCTCACGCCCGATTGGCGATGTATTGCAAGAGGCCCAAAAACTCTTTGAGTCAGGAGTGAAAGAGATCTTGGTGGTTTCGCAAGACACGAGTGCCTACGGTGTGGATATTCAATATCGCACGGGGTTTTGGGAAGGTAAACCGATTAAGACTCGTCTATACGACCTAGCACTTGCCCTTCATGAGCTCGCCATATCGCATCAAGCCTGGGTAAGGATGCATTACGTATACCCATATCCGCACGTCGATCAGATCCTGCCAATCATGGCGCAATTTAAGGATACGGGATTTGGACTCTTACCGTATCTTGATATTCCATTTCAGCATGCACACCCAGATGTGCTCAAGCGCATGAAGCGACCGGCGAGCGGAGAGAAAAATCTGGATCGAATCCAGTCATGGCGGGCAATATGTCCTGATTTAGTAATCCGCAGCACCTTTATTGCCGGATTTCCAGGGGAAACTGAAGAAGAGTTTTCAGCCCTATTGCAATTTATGGAAGAGGCGCAAATTGATCGAGCCGGCTGTTTTGCCTATTCACCGGTGGAGGGCGCCACCGCCAATCAACTCGATAACCCCGTTCCAGAACCCATTCGCGAAGAGCGGCGCTCCCGCTTCATGGCGCTGGCTGAGGAGCAATCGAGCCGGCGCTTACGGCGATTAGTCGACCAACGCATTCGGGTATTAGTTGATCATGTGACTCCTGAGGGCGGGATCGGTCGGAGTGCCGCCGACGCCCCAGAAATTGACGGGATTGTCAAAATTTTGCCACCCAGTAAGCCTTCCAAGCGCTATCGGGTTGGAGAGTTTGTAAAGGCAACCGTCCTTGATACGCAAGGGCATGATCTGATTGTGCAAGTCTAG
- the phaR gene encoding polyhydroxyalkanoate synthesis repressor PhaR, with translation MATRTRRAGDERLIKKYPNRRLYDTQTSTYVTLADIKQLVMASESFKVLDAKTDEDLTRSILLQIILEEEACGVPIFTTQMLQQMIRFYGHSMQGLMGSHLERTMQSFMDMQQKLSEQSKSMTGGGTEAWTQMMNLQNPFMQNLMTNYMDQSKDLFLKMQEQMQGSNQLFTGFPFKGKSDASDSNS, from the coding sequence ATGGCTACACGAACTAGACGGGCTGGCGATGAGCGCCTAATCAAAAAGTACCCCAATCGGCGTCTCTACGATACCCAGACCAGTACCTATGTGACCCTTGCTGATATTAAGCAATTGGTGATGGCTTCCGAGAGCTTTAAAGTTCTCGATGCCAAAACCGACGAAGATCTGACCCGCAGTATTCTCTTGCAGATCATCCTTGAAGAAGAGGCCTGCGGGGTGCCTATTTTCACAACCCAGATGCTCCAGCAAATGATTCGTTTTTATGGTCACTCGATGCAAGGCTTGATGGGTAGTCACCTGGAACGCACCATGCAATCCTTCATGGACATGCAGCAAAAGTTATCGGAGCAATCCAAGTCAATGACGGGCGGTGGCACAGAAGCCTGGACCCAAATGATGAACCTGCAAAATCCCTTTATGCAAAATCTGATGACCAACTACATGGATCAGAGCAAGGACTTATTCTTAAAAATGCAGGAGCAAATGCAAGGTTCAAACCAACTCTTCACTGGCTTTCCATTCAAAGGCAAATCCGACGCATCGGATTCCAACTCTTAA
- a CDS encoding outer membrane protein assembly factor BamD, which produces MPRWKDLIVLSIPPLGHHRASLRLVLLASLVSSALLLTSCANTSTDETLGWSEARLYTEARDKMNENDFDKCGQYFEKLEARFPFGPYSQQAQINSAYCFWKAQEPAQAMVQIDRFIKLHQGSPNLDYAYYLKGLITFNDDLGFMGKFTGQDLSERDPKAAKEAFESFKVVVERFPNSKYAPDSLDRMRYIVNSLAEADVIVARYYYERGAYLAAANRAQLVIRDYDRAPAVEEALYILAQSYQALGMFDLSSDTMRVFKLNFPDSQIFKTGKRVQKERRWWQFWVTK; this is translated from the coding sequence ATGCCACGCTGGAAGGACCTTATTGTGTTATCAATTCCCCCTTTGGGGCACCATCGTGCTAGTTTAAGGCTTGTTCTTCTTGCTTCGCTAGTTTCTTCTGCACTGCTTCTCACCTCATGCGCCAATACCAGTACCGATGAAACCTTGGGCTGGTCCGAGGCTAGGCTATATACCGAGGCGCGCGACAAGATGAATGAGAATGATTTTGATAAGTGCGGTCAGTACTTTGAGAAACTCGAGGCGCGCTTTCCATTTGGCCCTTACTCCCAACAAGCTCAGATTAATTCCGCGTATTGCTTTTGGAAAGCCCAGGAGCCTGCGCAAGCAATGGTGCAAATCGATCGCTTCATTAAGTTGCACCAAGGTAGTCCCAATTTAGATTACGCGTATTACCTCAAAGGCCTCATCACCTTTAATGACGATTTAGGGTTTATGGGAAAGTTCACGGGGCAAGACCTGAGTGAACGCGATCCCAAGGCGGCCAAAGAGGCCTTTGAATCCTTCAAGGTGGTGGTTGAGCGTTTCCCTAACAGTAAATATGCCCCGGACTCACTCGATCGCATGCGTTACATCGTCAACTCTTTAGCAGAGGCTGACGTGATTGTGGCGCGCTATTACTACGAGCGCGGCGCATACTTAGCCGCTGCCAACCGTGCGCAGCTCGTAATTCGGGATTACGATCGTGCACCGGCGGTTGAGGAGGCGCTCTACATTTTGGCTCAGTCTTATCAGGCCTTAGGCATGTTTGACCTGAGTTCCGATACGATGCGGGTCTTTAAGCTCAACTTTCCAGATAGCCAAATCTTTAAGACCGGCAAGCGCGTTCAGAAAGAGCGCAGGTGGTGGCAGTTCTGGGTCACTAAATAA
- the phaC gene encoding class I poly(R)-hydroxyalkanoic acid synthase — MNLGNSPSLAPQYMAMIPPDKLSEIQTKYLEDLGKLGKDPNALEFKDRRFMGEAWQNPWSKALVSTYLLNARYLNELVQAVQTDTKTRQRIEFATNQMIDALSPSNFLATNPEALETILKTQGQSIQKGILNLLGDLGKGKVSQTDESGFEVGKNLAQTEGAVVFRNALFELIQYKPLTDQVYERPFLMVPPCINKYYILDLQPDNSVVRYMVSQGHTVFLVSWKNPDASMNRITWEDYVGTGVLEAIRVTQEISQQDKINILGFCVGGTLVSTALAVLAARKQDPIESLTLLTTLLDFTDTGILDVFIDESLVNLREKSIGGAEGRYGLLSGLELANTFSFLRPNELVWNYVVDNYLKGNSPPPFDLLYWNGDSTNLPGPMYCWYLRHTYLQNDLAKPGKLKVCGEKIDLSKIKVPAYIYASRDDHIVPWHSGYQSTQILKGPIRFVMGASGHIAGVINPPHKKKRNYWTNPDLPKTADAWLKGAKEEPGSWWPDFTKWLAQYGGKQIPSPKNYGHGKYKKLVAAPGTYVKEKAQKV; from the coding sequence ATGAATTTGGGTAATTCACCAAGCTTGGCCCCGCAATACATGGCCATGATTCCCCCGGATAAGCTCTCTGAAATTCAAACGAAGTATCTCGAAGACCTCGGTAAATTAGGTAAAGATCCCAACGCATTGGAATTCAAAGACCGACGCTTTATGGGCGAGGCTTGGCAAAACCCTTGGAGCAAAGCACTAGTCTCCACCTACCTATTGAATGCACGTTATCTCAATGAGCTCGTGCAAGCTGTGCAGACCGATACCAAAACCCGACAGCGCATTGAGTTTGCGACCAATCAAATGATTGATGCTTTATCGCCCTCAAACTTCTTGGCCACCAACCCAGAGGCATTGGAGACCATCCTCAAGACCCAAGGTCAATCGATTCAAAAAGGCATCCTCAATTTATTGGGCGATCTTGGTAAAGGAAAAGTGAGCCAAACCGATGAGAGTGGCTTTGAGGTCGGTAAAAATTTGGCACAGACCGAAGGCGCGGTGGTATTTCGGAACGCACTATTTGAATTGATTCAGTACAAGCCACTGACCGACCAGGTTTATGAACGACCATTCTTAATGGTTCCCCCATGTATTAATAAATACTACATTCTGGATTTGCAACCCGATAACTCCGTGGTGCGTTATATGGTGAGCCAAGGGCATACGGTGTTTTTGGTCTCCTGGAAAAATCCCGATGCCAGCATGAATCGCATCACCTGGGAAGACTATGTGGGCACTGGAGTGCTCGAAGCGATTCGGGTTACACAGGAAATCAGTCAACAAGACAAGATCAATATCTTGGGTTTCTGTGTGGGCGGCACCTTAGTGAGCACCGCACTCGCAGTGCTCGCAGCACGCAAACAGGATCCCATCGAAAGCCTGACACTGCTCACCACCTTATTGGATTTCACGGACACGGGCATCCTCGATGTCTTTATTGATGAGTCCTTAGTGAACCTGCGTGAGAAATCCATCGGCGGTGCTGAAGGGCGCTATGGCCTCTTATCTGGTTTGGAGTTAGCGAATACCTTCTCCTTCTTGCGGCCCAATGAATTGGTGTGGAACTATGTGGTGGATAACTACCTCAAAGGTAACTCGCCACCGCCATTTGATTTGCTCTACTGGAACGGCGATTCCACCAATTTGCCTGGCCCCATGTATTGCTGGTATCTACGTCATACCTACTTGCAAAATGATTTAGCAAAACCGGGCAAGTTGAAGGTCTGTGGTGAGAAGATTGATCTAAGCAAGATCAAGGTTCCTGCTTACATCTACGCATCACGCGACGATCATATTGTGCCGTGGCACTCCGGTTATCAGAGCACCCAAATCCTGAAGGGCCCGATTCGGTTTGTGATGGGGGCCTCTGGACACATTGCGGGTGTAATCAACCCACCGCATAAGAAAAAACGCAATTACTGGACCAATCCTGATTTACCAAAAACTGCGGATGCTTGGCTCAAAGGTGCCAAAGAAGAGCCGGGTAGTTGGTGGCCCGACTTTACCAAGTGGCTCGCTCAATACGGCGGTAAGCAAATTCCGTCACCGAAAAATTATGGGCATGGGAAGTACAAAAAATTAGTTGCAGCACCTGGCACCTACGTCAAAGAAAAGGCGCAAAAGGTTTAA
- a CDS encoding RluA family pseudouridine synthase: MALPQTPDPNPSDYIDDEDFIALEIPDAWAGERLDKVLAHFLTDYSRNRIQAWANQGAVLVDGKVVKSRQILRGGEAIRVFPQEMSEQHAFEPEDIPLNCIYEDDHLLVFNKAAGMVMHPAAGNWTGTVLNGLLFHYPELAQLPRAGIVHRLDKDTSGLFVVARTALAQTALVRLLQDHLVERRYLAWVWGDTPLHGTINAALARDPRDRLKIAVVPPDSRVANAKAARTHYKRLALGAYQQSKVSLLECRLETGRTHQIRVHLESLSYPLLGDPVYRKRIPAAASQLFLKRQALHAFALEFVHPSTHEPMRWFAPIPNDLLELHAQVHMDAADLPKPFDDSSS; encoded by the coding sequence GTGGCATTGCCGCAAACTCCTGATCCGAATCCCTCTGATTATATCGATGATGAGGATTTCATTGCGCTTGAGATCCCAGATGCATGGGCGGGAGAGCGTTTAGATAAAGTCTTAGCCCATTTTTTAACCGACTACTCGCGTAATCGGATACAGGCATGGGCCAATCAAGGGGCGGTTCTGGTCGATGGCAAGGTTGTCAAATCACGCCAGATTCTGCGAGGCGGTGAGGCGATTCGGGTCTTTCCACAAGAGATGTCGGAGCAACATGCATTTGAGCCAGAAGATATTCCCCTCAATTGCATCTATGAAGATGATCATCTCTTGGTCTTTAATAAAGCGGCTGGGATGGTGATGCATCCGGCGGCTGGCAATTGGACTGGAACGGTACTCAATGGTCTTCTGTTTCATTACCCCGAGCTCGCCCAGTTGCCTCGTGCTGGGATTGTGCATCGACTCGATAAGGACACCTCAGGACTCTTTGTCGTGGCTCGTACGGCATTGGCCCAAACCGCCTTAGTGCGACTTTTACAAGATCATTTAGTTGAGCGGCGCTATCTGGCTTGGGTGTGGGGCGATACTCCATTGCACGGAACGATCAATGCCGCCTTGGCACGCGACCCACGTGATCGATTGAAAATCGCGGTAGTTCCACCAGATTCCAGAGTGGCAAACGCCAAAGCCGCACGCACCCATTACAAACGCTTAGCGCTGGGCGCCTACCAACAAAGTAAGGTCTCATTATTGGAGTGTCGCTTGGAGACCGGTCGAACCCATCAAATTCGCGTTCATCTTGAGTCCTTGTCGTATCCATTATTAGGTGACCCGGTGTATCGCAAACGAATCCCAGCGGCTGCGAGCCAGTTGTTCTTAAAGCGCCAAGCCCTCCATGCGTTTGCGTTGGAGTTTGTGCATCCAAGCACACACGAACCGATGCGATGGTTTGCTCCCATTCCAAATGATCTCTTAGAACTGCATGCGCAAGTGCACATGGATGCCGCAGATCTTCCCAAACCATTTGATGATTCTTCCTCATGA
- the pgeF gene encoding peptidoglycan editing factor PgeF — protein MSPLRILRPDWPAPTNVHAFTTTRQGGFSQAPYDQFNLGAFAGEDLQTVQQNRALLNALLPQAPFWIKQVHGTDVVQVKGVHEGMGDSIIEADASMTTDPQTVLSILAADCMPVLFTNRAGTAVAAAHAGWRGLCAGVLENTVAKLLQESSSTASDVLAWIGPSISVAHYEVGAEVRTAFMESAAQFNYSLDDACFIPNRASSSEKYWADLPRIAKSRLQALGIGAVYGGDLCTFSDPERFYSYRRETPTGRFASLIWFNPKP, from the coding sequence ATGAGCCCGCTTCGTATTCTGAGACCCGATTGGCCGGCACCTACTAATGTGCATGCCTTTACAACCACCCGGCAAGGTGGCTTTAGTCAAGCACCATATGATCAATTCAATCTAGGCGCATTTGCTGGTGAGGATCTGCAAACCGTGCAACAAAATCGGGCCTTGCTCAACGCCTTATTACCGCAAGCACCGTTTTGGATTAAGCAAGTACACGGCACCGATGTAGTTCAAGTAAAAGGTGTTCACGAGGGGATGGGTGACTCCATCATTGAGGCGGACGCGAGTATGACGACCGATCCGCAAACTGTGTTGAGCATCTTGGCAGCCGATTGCATGCCAGTGCTCTTCACGAATCGAGCAGGAACAGCAGTCGCTGCCGCGCATGCCGGTTGGCGCGGACTGTGTGCCGGTGTTCTGGAAAATACCGTAGCCAAACTTCTTCAGGAGTCCTCAAGCACCGCATCTGATGTACTTGCATGGATTGGTCCAAGCATCTCGGTCGCACATTACGAAGTGGGCGCCGAAGTGCGTACTGCTTTTATGGAGTCAGCAGCGCAATTTAATTATTCACTCGATGATGCGTGTTTTATTCCCAATCGTGCATCCAGTTCAGAGAAGTACTGGGCCGATCTGCCACGAATTGCCAAATCCCGACTACAGGCCTTGGGTATTGGCGCGGTTTATGGCGGTGATTTATGTACCTTCAGTGACCCTGAGCGTTTTTACTCCTACCGCCGCGAAACCCCCACAGGACGCTTTGCCAGCTTGATTTGGTTCAATCCCAAGCCCTAG